Genomic segment of Eupeodes corollae chromosome 2, idEupCoro1.1, whole genome shotgun sequence:
gtttgacTTGCAGTTTATAAGTAAGAAGGGCAGAAATATAAATTGACGACATTTCTACAAATGTTGCTTATCTTTGATAGAGggctaaaaatatatacatatatctttatctttactaatattataaatgcgaaagtaactctgtctgtctgtctgtaacTCAATCACACCTAAcctactgaaccaatttgcatgaaatttggtatcgagatattttgatacccgagaaGGGACATAGGCTACTTTTTACCCCGGGAAAATGACGCATTCCCATGTGAAAATTCAGGTGGTCCGATCGGTTTTACGCCTAAGctactgaacagatttaaatgaaatttggtaaagagatagtttgagacttaagaaaggacatgagttacttttgacctcgggaaaacaacgcattcttattaaaaaaaattccttttccgtgaatctgatcgctttcaatcctaaattaccaaagatttgaataataaagTACAGCTCAGGTTTTTTTATActactatcaaaaaaaaactatcttatTATGTCGGACGTGGAGGAAGATATCGTCGAGTAGCTCTCAGTAGGCAACGTCATGGACACGAAGCAAGTAACATCATACCCCagagtttcttaattctttgaaattatCAGGGGTTCCTTCTCATAATTTGAGATTGAATATGGGTTTAATATTGGTAGCTTACGTATTTGCAACTTTTTGGGgctattttaaaatgaaaataaagaacaaacatTGACGCTCCACCTTAACCACAACAGAAGGTTTGCAGTATTAAGCTGCCAAATTTCTGCTTACCAAAACCATGAATTCATTAgactttggttttaaaaaaacaaaacaataataattaaaaaaaaaaaaacttacccgTCTTGCGGCgtatcaaataaattataagcaTAATATCCAGCAACAAGATTCTTTTCAATTGCACGTTCCACCAGACAATGAGCCAAATCCTCGCTCAGACTGTTCGTTAGACGATCTTCACGCTCCTGCACCCCGGCAACCATAGTTGCCGCCGAAAGATTCTCATAGAAATCACTCAACGATCTTGTGACGGATGGTCGATTGGCGGCAGAGAGCCAAGCTTTTTTCGGACTCTTAGACTTGCGACGTGTCGAAGCATTTGTCTCGGTTAAATTTCTCGAAACATGAAAGATATCTGTCAAATTTGTTCGTAGCAAATGGAAATCAACGGGAAATGGTATTCGACACTTCATATTCTGACAAACGGTGAAGAATTCAAAGAGACCTTTGTGGAAGTTGACTTCATTGCTGCCGCTGCCGCTGCCACCGCCTCCCGTCAAACCTAAAGCAGAACATTTCTTTCTATTTCTATCGGATTCATCGTCGATTGCTGATTCGGTGACTTGGTTAGGTTCCTCAGAGAAGCGTCGCTTTTGTGGGGAAGCGAAAAACTGTGCGGACGAATTGCCTTTGTCGTcgctggtggtggtggtggacgaggaggaggaggcATTCTTCTTTATTGATTTGACCACCCGATCACCACCGCTCTGAATGTAGAACTGCATCTCCAGGATTGTCTTTCGCAGGTGCTTCCGATTCAACAGGTACAAACTCACCAGATCATTCAGCTCAACTGGACAGTTTTCGATGAGCGAGAGCACAGAAAGGAACTTCGATATATTAAGTACATTCGCCGGAGCAAACCAAATTGTATTTTGATTGATCAGACGTTGCAGGTGTTGGCAATTTGGATTCGTGGCCATAATGATGACCGGACGTTTCGAAGTCGATGCCAAAGTGTAGAGGGCGTCAACGAATCCGGCGTCGTGTTGTTCAAAaatgatatccgcatcttcgaTAAGAATCAGAGACTTCCTGGTGCTCTGCTCAAAATCATCGACGACGGTGTTTTCCTCGGCGGATTGCCGCTTCTTCTTGTTGTTGCCATTCAGCGTGCTCTTCAGCAGACTCTTGTTTGATTTGTTGACTTTCGAGTCCTTGCGAATCTGATGAGATTGGGTGGCTTCTTGGAGCTCCTGCAGGAGTTTCTTGCCCGTGCGTTTCATGCCAGCATTCACTTCGAGTACGGCAAAGTTCATCTCGTTGGCCAGAGCGAACACTGCGTTGGTTTTGCCGCTAGAATTAGGTCCTAGAAGCACAACTGAATTGCAAGAGgcgctgctgctgttgctggaATCGTTCAGTTCGGCGAAGGAATTCTGTTCGTTTGCACGGGAAACCCCCCGCCAAGACGATAGAAACTCCTTCAATTGATTTACCGGAGCCACATTGACGAGGACCTGGTCCGAGGACATTGCTTTGTATTTCTCTGTGAAGAGGAGTTCCCCGTTGGGCGCCGACGGAGGTGGTTTCTCTTCTTCGGCGTCTGGATCGAATTTAGCCTTCGTCAGGGATCGCCGACTACTGCTGCGAGTCACGACGAAGGTGTCTGTGAATTGTTCCGCCTCCTGCTCCGAATCTATTGCACAGAAGTGACGGTACTTCTCTCGCAGCTGATTGTAACACCTGAAGGTGGGGAAGCGATCGTAGGCGACCTTCCACTCCTTGATGATCTGTCGCTTGTTATCGATTTGAGTCAATGGATTTGGTCCGATAAGCATGTTTCTTGGCGCGGCGCGAAAATCTTTTTGCGTACACGATGTGAAGGTACCTATTGCCCGCTTTCGCACTTTCCTCGACGGCGTTTTGTGCTCCTCCCCCTCGTCGTCGTCATGATTCGGACGCAATTTGAAGGTAATCTCGAATTTATCGTTGTCTGTGTTCTCGCTCGGACTCAGCTGCCTCACATGACTCACACTCGGAAACTCCTCGATGGCTTCCTCGTACGATTGTTCGTATTGCTTTTGTTTGGCCATTTCAAGGCGCATCTTCTCCGGCACACCGGACATCAGGAATTGCTGCTTGGCTCGCAACATCTCGGGGTCTATACTTGGCTTGGGCACTGCTTTTATAAAGAGTGGGGCCAGTTTCTTTGGAGTTTGCTTTGGACTTTCACTATCCACATCGATTATGACTTCAACTTCCGATGCGTCGAGTTTTGGAGCTTTTTTAACTGAACGGGTGAGTGGTTTTTCTTCAACCCTTGTCGTCGAAATCGGACTCACATCTTCATCGTATCTAGATTTTCGAGAACATTGTCTTTTGGGGCGACCACTGCCAG
This window contains:
- the LOC129945669 gene encoding enhanced level of genomic instability 1; its protein translation is MSQVSQTCGRSCSILAEESDLLSVADDSTDVECIKLSSSIETESPERELKDSKTSLPYVVKTPRADSKLILQNMEEVLNSVKRKHKQKHRRKKELKKIALQEAEAAAAAENEANSDATKVSQKSPKHPLQESKKNVDEIGGELKSPLKNATILDHFSRTPKKHEPECSVSVSESVKQEATSVVTKKANAFEVLMNARNKSIGSNTPGKEPPTTPADQAAAEDEHKVTQIKRKIALQEWADRKGAIKRRLDDEATEAYIEKAMKHRAKRFKSMLTNGHEAKSEEKPATPLAAERTEKPTPPESKSSAKVSQSAKSKAASKPKRISRLTRRVSSVDSTESIDNASQDSSGFLAKLSSPIKKRDSLLGYFPKKPSPAIEAVESQAKDKEKLPQSNEVPTEYLTPKRGKGRPSKKQKATATPIPIPKEPEVAVEAIEILIETPEQSTTGSGRPKRQCSRKSRYDEDVSPISTTRVEEKPLTRSVKKAPKLDASEVEVIIDVDSESPKQTPKKLAPLFIKAVPKPSIDPEMLRAKQQFLMSGVPEKMRLEMAKQKQYEQSYEEAIEEFPSVSHVRQLSPSENTDNDKFEITFKLRPNHDDDEGEEHKTPSRKVRKRAIGTFTSCTQKDFRAAPRNMLIGPNPLTQIDNKRQIIKEWKVAYDRFPTFRCYNQLREKYRHFCAIDSEQEAEQFTDTFVVTRSSSRRSLTKAKFDPDAEEEKPPPSAPNGELLFTEKYKAMSSDQVLVNVAPVNQLKEFLSSWRGVSRANEQNSFAELNDSSNSSSASCNSVVLLGPNSSGKTNAVFALANEMNFAVLEVNAGMKRTGKKLLQELQEATQSHQIRKDSKVNKSNKSLLKSTLNGNNKKKRQSAEENTVVDDFEQSTRKSLILIEDADIIFEQHDAGFVDALYTLASTSKRPVIIMATNPNCQHLQRLINQNTIWFAPANVLNISKFLSVLSLIENCPVELNDLVSLYLLNRKHLRKTILEMQFYIQSGGDRVVKSIKKNASSSSSTTTTSDDKGNSSAQFFASPQKRRFSEEPNQVTESAIDDESDRNRKKCSALGLTGGGGSGSGSNEVNFHKGLFEFFTVCQNMKCRIPFPVDFHLLRTNLTDIFHVSRNLTETNASTRRKSKSPKKAWLSAANRPSVTRSLSDFYENLSAATMVAGVQEREDRLTNSLSEDLAHCLVERAIEKNLVAGYYAYNLFDTPQDGITLTNFTPVTPLRSTRSLALDYEPSLRSICRSEKSRLSNDRRGSRFYHYLRNSCVNLGSYSLDNFENACDILNDPSDIEILSSQASSSQKSE